The following is a genomic window from Sphaerodactylus townsendi isolate TG3544 linkage group LG16, MPM_Stown_v2.3, whole genome shotgun sequence.
tcctccacctgagtggcagaggcttatctggtgaaccagatgtgtttctgcactcctacattcctgctgggtgaccttgggctagtcacagttctctcagaactctcccagtcccacctacctcaccagatgtctgttgtggggaaaggagcttgtaagccaccttgagtctccttacaggagagaaaggtggggtataaatccaaactcctcctcctcctcttcttcttcatgtggttGTGGtgagaagtgccatcaagtcacagctgacttaaaacaagagacattcagaggtggtttgccattccctgcctttgtgtgggctgagagagaactgagagagaactgggactggccaaggtcatccagctggcttcatgtggacgagtgaggttctccaggttagagtctgctgccgttaaccactacacagcactgGCTCCCTGGCACCTTCCTGCCCCCCCGTGTATTTCCAGCTCCcagcaatgttaaaaaaaaaaggttgggtttAGCATTATCCAGTATTTTCCTTTATCCGCAAGGCAATTCAGGTAATGAAGCCATTCCTGCAGAATGCTCCTTGGTGAAATATATCTAACTAGCAGTAAAGGTTTTTcagggagcagcaatggcatagtggttaagtgcactctaatctggacaaccgggtttgcttccctgctctgccacttgagctgtggaggcttatctggggaaccagattagcttgtgcactctaacacatgccagctgagtgaccttgggctaatcacagttcattggagctctctcagccctacccacctcacagggtgtttgttgtgggggggaggaagggaaaggagattgtaagcccctgagagtctccttgcagaagagaaaggtggggtataaatccaaactcaaactcctcctcctcttcttcttgtacaaacAGATACAACAGGCACTAGCATCTgggtgggaaacctccaaggaatagcaggattgggaagcagaggccggcaatgtcAAACTCTGAACACCTcatgccttgaagaccctacggggtcgccatatgtcagctgttacttgacagCATTTTTGACCACTAACAGGGGACCCCAAAATGCATCAAAATAATCATGGGAGAAGAAGATTCACATCAGGGAGATTTGACTGAAGCAACAGNNNNNNNNNNNNNNNNNNNNNNNNNNNNNNNNNNNNNNNNNNNNNNNNNNNNNNNNNNNNNNNNNNNNNNNNNNNNNNNNNNNNGGGGGAAAACTCTCAATCAAGCAGGCCGTTGTACCTTTAAAATGGGTTTCATTAAACACTGTAAAACAAGAAGAAGTGCATTTTAAGTAATGAACATTCGCTCACGAAGCATGCCAGAGCTGACTAAGAGACAAGGGAGGAAGTTTGGACAGGGTTTCCTGAATGGGTGAGAGTTATTCCTCTGAAAGGGACATCCAGCAGTGCTAAAGAAGAAAACGACCAGCCTTTCCGTGACCAAAGGAAAGAGCCAACACAAAAGTGGGGTTTcatcaggggtgtaccacccagggggacatatggggtcaaatagctatggccatttagtcatgtggggggtggaaaatcacccccacaccactcctccttccccctgggtccatacactgatgcAAAAAAAGTAGTTCGGTCAGGgcggggagggcagccgcccacaAGGGTGGAGggagtcagattttgcaccaggctacgttttccctagataagcctctgggGTTCATGCGTTGATCCAGAACGCAAGCACTATGGATGGCCAAAGGACCGACATACGTAGCCCCAAATGGGCCCCGAGGCGGTTTGTGGCAAGCTGGctggaaagccagagacaaagaattgatttcTTTTTCAGGGTTTGAAAAGGATAGGAGAGGCTTAATAGGTCATCCAGACCAAAGCGATTGCCTTGCTTATTCTCTTAAATGGTGATTGATTAATGAGGTGGGTACAGATAGGATAATTAATGGTCTGCTCAAAGCACTGATTAAATATGACCTTAAGGTGACACAATAAGGATTAGCAAACCCAATGACGgaagcccctccctccttccccatcgCCTCTGGGGTGCCGAGTCCCAAGAGAgcggactgaaaataaaacagccaatattctAATGTCCATTCAGTCACACCTTAAGGATATGGGGAAAGTTCAGCCGCCAACTTTCTTCTTGTCCATAGTTTGACATTCAAGATGGCTTCCAAAAtcctctgagaggcatccattttgtcttgctcttatgcagtgtcttgctcttatgccattCTTTGACCCCATGCCTTTGTGGCAGGAGGAGGGGACCAAACATTTACACTCAATGTAGTCACCAAAGACAGGGATACTCCAGCTGGAGCAAGGTGCTCTTCAAATGAGACTCGGCTTCTAAGGATGACTTTCACTCCAACTACTAGGTATTGCTGTCCAATTTTGCTTGTATTGCCATTTTCTTAGGACAACTGCTAACATTAACTActttagaatgttgtgggttttccagtttgtatggccgtgttccagtagtattttctcctgatgttttgcctgcatctgtggctggcagcttcagaggatgccagccacagatgtagggaaacgtcaggaaaaaatactactggaacagggccatacaacccgaaaacccacaacattctagtgattctggctgggaaagcctttgacaatacattaattacTTTGTTGATATAAGTACTATCCATGTGTGCTCTGTCAATGCTATTGAGACAACCCAACAGAAATTACACTGAAAAAggctcacagcaattgctgtctactttcaaatAAAGCCTTCTTATAAGTATAATGCTTGTCCAAAACGACAAACAATACAAAGGTATtacaaggtatctgaaatacagaccaTAATAGCACGGATAAAAATCCTATGCTGTACAAAACATCTACTAAGCTAACTGGAACCCAGATGTGAACCTGTGTCAAACAAATAGGAAACTAGTGGAGCCTTGAAGTTTGTTCAAGACTGGTGCACATCTGGGTTCCAGTGAgtttaatgcacaggtgtcaaactcgcggccctccatatgttatggactacagttcccaccatcccctgccagcatgatggttgcaggggatgatgggaactgtagtccataatatctggagggctctGTGTTTAACACCTATGTAATTTATTTAGAAGAAAGCCGCTTTGTGTGGCCTCTATTCTTGAAAGAGGGGagcaggttttttggggggaagcacAGGCCAGTCCAACCAAGGAGCGGTTGCCAGGAGCCAGCCCCCCACCCTGTgcttttcagaaaagtgggggagactctatggggaagaggggaccagAAATGACATCTTGCACATCTGCCAGCCCCTGAGCTGCAGCTTCCCAGAGCTCCTGGGAGAGGGGATCCGACCCCTGTGCACAGTGGATGCCAACAGCCCAGGACAGCGCCACTCTGACCGCCGCCTTCTCATGGGACCTCATGTGCAGGTTGTGGGCCCCCCGctaactttctgaggctctttAGCCAAGGAGCTCCTTTACAAAAGGGATGCCAGCAGCCCGGGACGACGCTTCTCAGGGCGCTGCCTTCGCACTAGGCCGCAGGCGGAGGTTGTGGGTGACTCCGCTAATGTTCCAAGCCTCTTGGAACTGGCAGGCCCTTTGGACAATGGAGTCGAGAGCCCCTAGGGCGGCCTTCCTcaggcgccgccttcgcacgaggccgcacgtcgaggttgCATAGTGTTGGAGCCTCTTTGGAGCAAAAGCCCCAAAAGCAAAAGTTCCAAAAGTCCCCAAAGTGGATTGCCGCATGTGGATTgccacatgtgcagaaggggcctcagcttgCAGTACCTATGTCCATTTGGGTTGTGATGGGACTGGAATCATAACAGGACATCTTGAGACTAAGGACCAGCCAGGTCACACTGACATCTCTTTACTTTTATGCATGTCAAATCAGGTCTGAAAGTCATTAACTGAATggcaaatgaaatgaataaactaTATGTGAAAAAGGTACTTGAATGATTCACAGAAGTGAGCCTGCGAGTTGCCATTAAGTCAGACACCATTTCAGGATGGAATTGCAAAGAGTTCTTAATCAATGGCGAAAGTAGAGTTGTCATTGCGGtggagctgtccatggtccttgaagctgattttttttacccGGAGGGCatattcacacatgcagaataatgcactttcaatccactttcacaatttttgcaagtggattatgctaAAGTATGGAAGCCGCTAATTGTATTTTTGGGACGCTCAAGGATTACAAACACTTGACACtgaatctaataataataatctaattAATACTAATGCTAATGCTAATGCTAAtgctaatactaatactaatactaatactaatactagtACTAATACTAATAAAGCTTGCAACTCTAGTTAATAATGGTGATATTTATAAAGTCACTAGAAGGTGAATAAAGATAAAAGACAATCAATTTTAAGTCAAATATTAAGCATGAGGgataagattagttttaagatttATATTAGAGATAAGATTGGAAATACATATACAAGTAAATTATGTTATGACGTAAGATATGACAAAAGATTTTCATAGAAATGTTATGTTGTGTTGTTTGGATCTAAGTGCTTTACTCAAAGCAGAATTTGGAACTGTACTTTGGTCTGTCCATCCCCAGCAGGAAGTTGTAGATTTTAATGtaatccattaaaaaaaccaaataactGGTCATATGATTATTTGACTGAATAAGCTGAGTCTATTATGTATTCCTGAGAGCTTTGTAATTTATGATGGGGAGGGTTGTTCTTGATTCTTGATTATTTTTTGTATAATATTGTTGATTGTtggattaaaaaaaggaaagagaaaaaaagaaagtggattgaaagtgtattattctgcatgtgctaaaGTGCTCAAAGCGATGCCGTCTGCCAAATGCTAAAATTATGTTTCCCAAATTTCTGATTGCTGATTCCCCCTCCTTAACGGAATTAAAACATTCTACATTGTTATGTCCAGAAAAGTTAGAGTGTAGTAAAGAGTGGCATTGCCCTCCTAATTCAGAATCACACCATCCTAAGCCTACTGACCTCAAAAGTATGTGGGACCCGGGTCCTGAAGAATGATCCAAACCCACCCAAAGCAGAAATGCAACAGATTCACCTTTGCGCTGTTAATAGTATAATTGTTTCTCCCCAATGCAATGTTTGCATGCCCTGACACACAGCTGGAGAATTCTACAAGTGTGCATTTAATTAGCTACAACATTAATACATCTAATATGATATTCATGcacaaaaaaatggagggggcATGGATTGCAGTTCCCATTTGCTGAGAAGTGGAAGGCCAATTTACATGTGAGCTTTTGTGGACGAAAGGAGGCTCCTCTAAGGTTCCCATAAATGTCACACTTAGTTTTGTAGACAACTCTGGTTTCTGTAGCTATAATAAATACACATTAGCACTTATtacattttattgtgttttgagAGTCTTTAGCTTAATaggcccattttttaaaaattccttagcAATGTTAAAAAAGATAGATAGGTAGacagataggtaggtaggtaggtaggtaggtaggtaggtaggtaggtaggtaggtaggtaggtaggtaggtaggtaggtaggtaggtaggtagacagaTAGGTAGACagacaggtaggtaggtaggtaggtaggtaggtaggtaggtaggtaggtaggtaggtaggtaggtaggtaggtaggtaggtaggtaggtaggtaggtaggtaggtaggtaggtaggtaggtaggtaggtaggtggatggatggatggagggagggagggagggagggagggagggagggaggtactTCAGCTGTGAGAAACCATCCATGTCAGTATCCATATCTGTAGTTACAAACGTTTGATGAAATTTACTATACTATTTAATCCACTCTGAGCACCTGAGAATGAGAAAAGCCAGTGATTGACAAAGAACAAAACTCCGTGGAATCCATCTTCAAGTTGGTACCAGGTTACACCAACACCACAGTCCTCTAATCGTTTCCTGTACAGAAGTCCATCatccataaaaacatcatattgACAAGTTAAAATATAAGCTTCGGGAAGTTTTTGAACAACAGCCTCTTCTGCTAAAAGCGGGGATATCGTTTTCTCGAAAGCTATTTTGAATCCTTCATATGTTCGTGTGGGATTGGAAGAGGGCCGTGGAGACCTGTACCCTTCCCATTTACATTCCTTGGGGAGATTTTCTGGCCCCAGCCATTTACTATACTTTTGTTTAATATCTTGAGGAATGTGCCAACCTTCTAAAACATCTTTCACCAAGGACATATCCTGCTGAAGATACAGAAGGCCAAATTCCACAACTTGGTTCTGGAAAAAAAGGGGAATACGACTGTTCCTTTGATAGGAAGGCCAATTGAAgtccacaccttgaagataagGGTATATCAGGCTTTGAGCCCATATTTTGGGGAGATCTGCTCTATTCACCAGGTTCTGACAAACACTAGCGGCTATTGTGCCCCCACTACTATCCCCGCTAATAATGATCATGGCAGGGTTGACACCAAACTTTTTGATGTTCTTCATGAAATATGTCGTAGCGGTAAGACAGTCGTTGAACTGGGCTGGATAGGGATGCTCTGGGGCCAAACGATACCTAAAGTAAGGAGAGAAGGACAACATTGTTTCACACATATCTGCGGCCTAGTTTATAACAGAGAGCTCCTATTGCCATTCTATGAGGTGCTGTGATGGAAGTGAATTATCATTAACGTTTCAACTtctgagaaggaaagggaaagggctgCACCATATTTGCGAGAGAATGAACAACTTCCACACGACAAATGCAAACGGTATGATTGCTTGGAAAATCCACATTTTTGGCTAAGAGTTAAAGGAACTTTTATCCCACACTACATTAGCAGTACATTTTTTTTGCGAAGAAGTGTTTGGAGCAAAGGCAGGAAACTTTCCTTGGTCCTGAGCAACAGCTTTGTGAACCTGCCATTGTCTGTGGGGAGCATCAGGTGAGGAGGCTGGCAGGGTGTGGTCGAGAAGgagctgtccttggtgctgagcaACAGCTTTGTGAACCTGCCATTGTCTGTGGGGAGCATCAGGTGAGGAGGCTGGCAGGGTGTGGTCAACAAGgagctgtccttggtgctgagcaACAGCTTTGTGAACCTGCCATTGGCTGTGGGGAGCATCAGGTGAGGAGACTGG
Proteins encoded in this region:
- the LOC125445892 gene encoding arylacetamide deacetylase-like 4 is translated as MDFLSILLLLGTVLLTAVLLLVTWAIHYHITKTEIPPGISQSFKLRCLHCLLIIAFGLNYVLNKMHIRVGYSLLRFLMDGIPPLKDPQLSIKNLNFDGVPVRMYQPKGSSDGGWRGILYFHGGIGMFGSIDAYERVCRGIAKESNSLVVSVGYRLAPEHPYPAQFNDCLTATTYFMKNIKKFGVNPAMIIISGDSSGGTIAASVCQNLVNRADLPKIWAQSLIYPYLQGVDFNWPSYQRNSRIPLFFQNQVVEFGLLYLQQDMSLVKDVLEGWHIPQDIKQKYSKWLGPENLPKECKWEGYRSPRPSSNPTRTYEGFKIAFEKTISPLLAEEAVVQKLPEAYILTCQYDVFMDDGLLYRKRLEDCGVGVTWYQLEDGFHGVLFFVNHWLFSFSGAQSGLNSIVNFIKRL